Below is a window of Rhodopseudomonas sp. P2A-2r DNA.
TTGGCGAGACAGGCTCTAAGACGCTCCGGGCTTGCCGGAGCCAGGCGAAGGTACGTTCAACGACCCAGCTTCGCTGCAGTACGATTAAGCGACCTTGGCCGCCATGCGCGCGGCAAGTTTCTCTTCCTCGGTCCAGATTTTGCGTTCGCGCGGCGGTTTCGCCGGCTTGACCTGCTTGGCCGGCCCGCCGCCCAGCACCGGCGCGCGCGCGGTCGAGTGGCGCGCCACTTCGCAATGCCACTGGTGGTCGTCGTGAACGGTCAAGGTCCGACCGATTTCCCGCTCCACATCATGCAGCCAGGCGCGCTGCTCGGCGTCGCACAGGGTGATGGCGAAGCCGCTGCGGCCGGCGCGACCGGTGCGGCCGATGCGGTGAACATAGCTTTCCGGCAGGCTCGGCAGGTCGTGATTGAACACATGCGTCACGGTGTCGACATCGATGCCGCGCGCCGCGATATCGGTCGCCACCAGAACCTGCACCGTCCCGGCGCGAAAAGCGTCCAGCGCACGCTCGCGCTGACCCTGCGACTTGTTGCCGTGCAGCGCCTCGGCGGTGATCCCGGCCTCGGTGATGAAGGCGCAGACTTCGTTGGCAATGTTCTTCTGCAGGGTGAAGACGACGGCCTGTCCGATCTCCGGCGTCTGCAGCAGCGCCAGCAGCGCCGCCTTCTTGTGGGCTGCGTCCATGAACATCACGGACTGTTCGATCCGGTTGACGGTGGTCGATGGCGGGGCGATCTCGACCTTCGCGGGATCGCGCAGCAGGCTCTCGGCCAGCGCGGCAATGGATTTGGGCATCGTTGCCGAAAACAGCAGGGTCTGCCGATCCTTCGGCAGCGTTGCGACAATGCGCTCGATCGGCTTGGCGAAGCCCATGTCGAGCATCTGGTCGGCCTCGTCCAGCACCAGCGCTTCAAGCCCGGACAGGTCGCACAGGCCCTGGTCGATCAGATCCAGCAGGCGGCCGGGCGCGGCCACGATGATGTCGACGCCTTCCTTGAGCGCATTGACCTGATGGAACTGACTGACGCCACCGAAGATGGTTGTGACGCGAGGCTGCAGATGGCGGCCGAACGTCTCGAAACCGGCCGCAATCTGGGACACCAGTTCGCGCGTCGGCGCGAGGACCAGGACGCGGGCACCGCCTTTGGGCGCCGGACGGGGATTTTGGGCCAGGCGATGCAGCAGCGGCAGCGCGAAGGCGGCGGTCTTGCCGGTGCCTGTCTGCGCCATGCCAAGCACGTCACGGCCCAGCAGCAGCATCGGAATGGATTGGGCCTGGATCGGGGTCGGGCGGGAATAGTCTTCCTCGGCCAGTGCCTGCAGCAACAATGGCGCCAGAGCGAGATCGGCGAAAGTCATGGTCATGGTCACGCGGCGCCTCCAGCGCTGAGCAAGGCTGCGCCTGGTCGGGCTTAGCTTTATGAGAGGGCGGACTGTTAGGGGCGATGCTGCACTGCGTCAACGCGGAAAGCAGGGCGGCAGCGGTTTAGTGTCCGGTTTCTTATTCCGCCGCGCTAAAGTGGATCGACATCTGTTCGCCCATAACCGGACCTACAAGTTGGTGAAGCTTGCGAACATCCGCCCGCCATTTCATCAATCCACGCGAAGGCATTGAATTCATTGGCCCGTGACCGCGTCTATCTCGACTGGAACGCCACCACGCCGCTGCGCCCCGAGGCCCGAGCGGCGATGACTGCGGCCTGGGATCTCGCCGGTAATCCGTCGTCGGTGCATGCCGAGGGCCGCCAGGCGCGACGGTTGGTCGAAGACGCCCGGGCGGCCATCGCCGCGGCCGTGGGTGCCGATCCACGCAACGTCGTGTTCACCTCGGGCGGTACCGAGGCCAATGCGCTGGCGCTGGGTCCCGGGCTGCGCCGTGGAGGTGGGCAAGCTATTGAAAAATTGGTGATTTCCTCCATTGAGCATGCGTCCGTGCTGTCCGGTGGCCGGTTTGCCGCCGGGGACACGGCGATGGTGCGTGTCACCGATTCCGGGCTCGTCGATCTCGACCACCTGCGCGTGCTGCTCGATGGTCCCCCGGCGTTGGTCTCGGTAATGCTGGCCAACAACGAGACCGGGGCCCTGCAGCCGGTCACCGAGATCGCGGAACTGGTTCATCAGGCCGGGGGCTTGCTGCACGTCGATGCGGTGCAGGCGTTTGGCAAAATACTGATTGATATCAGTGCTCTGAAAGCTAATCTTCTATCGATTTCTGCGCATAAAATCGGCGGTCCCAAGGGAGTCGGCGCGTTGGTGTTGGCCGAGGGCGTGGCCGGGCTCGATGCGCTGCTGCGCGGGGGCGGGCAGGAGCTGGGGCGGCGCGCAGGGACCGAGAATGTGCCGGGCATTGCCGGCTTCGGCGCGGCGGTGCGGGCGGTGATGGCCGGGCTCGACGAGGATGCTGCCCGGATGGAACAGCTGCGCGATCGCCTTGAGGAGGGCTTGCGGCAAACCAGGGGCGTTTTTGTGTTCTCCCAGAATGTGCCGCGTTTGCCCAATACCACACTTTTTGCGGTCCCTGGCCTGAAGGCGGAGACCGCGGTGATCGGGTTCGACCTCGAAGGAATCGCGGTATCGTCGGGATCCGCCTGTTCCTCCGGCAAGGTGCAGCCCTCTCATGTGCTGGAAGCGATGGGATTCGGTCCGGAACTCGCCAAGTCTGGCCTGCGTCTCAGTCTTGGCTGGTCAACCAGCGTTGCGGAGGTTGATCGTTGCCTGGAGGCTTGGCGAAAGCTCTCGGGTACATTACTTAAGCTGAGCGACGAAACACAGCTTGAACGGTTCTAAGGCAGGTGATTTCATCCGCGGAACATCGTAAAGAACCCTTTCAAGATTGAATTTGATCCACCGCGGTCCTTGAAACCGCGAGCGGAGGATAGAATGGCTGCCGTACAAGAGACCGTCGATCGGGTTCGCCAGATCGACGTCGATCAATATCGCTATGGATTCGTCACGGACATCGAGTCCGACAAGGCGCCCAAGGGGCTGTCGGAAGACACCGTCCGCTTCATCTCCGCCAAGAAGAACGAACCGGCCTGGATGCTGGAATGGCGCCTGGAAGCCTATCGGCGCTGGCTGACCATGGAGGAGCCCACCTGGGCGCGGGTTCACTATCCGAAGATCGACTTCCAGGATCTCTATTACTATTCGGCGCCGAAGCCGAAGAAGGCGATCGGCTCGCTCGACGAGATCGATCCGGAAATTCTCGAGACCTACAAGAAGCTCGGCATTCCCCTGCGCGAGGTCGAGGCGCTGGAAGGCGTCGTGCGTCCCGAGGGCGAGCGGCGAATCGCGGTGGATGCGGTGTTCGATTCGGTGTCGGTGGCGACCACCTTCCAAGCTGAGTTGAAAAAGGCCGGCGTGATCTTCATGCCGATCTCGGAAGCCATCCGCGAACATCCCGAACTGGTGCAGAAATATCTCGGCACGGTGGTGCCGACCTCCGACAACTTCTATGCGACGCTGAATTCCGCGGTGTTCTCGGACGGCTCGTTCGTCTATGTGCCGCCAGGCGTGCGCTGCCCGATGGAGCTGTCGACCTATTTCCGCATCAATGAGCGCAACACCGGCCAGTTCGAGCGCACTCTGATCATCGCCGACAAGGGCGCCTATGTCAGCTATCTCGAAGGCTGCACCGCGCCGCAGCGCGACGAGAACCAGCTGCATGCCGCTGTCGTCGAACTGGTCACGCTCGACGATGCCGAAATCAAGTATTCGACGGTGCAGAACTGGTACCCCGGCAACTCCGAGGGCAAGGGCGGCATCTACAACTTCGTCACCAAGCGTGGCGACTGCCGCGGCAACAACTCGAAGATTTCCTGGACCCAGGTCGAGACCGGTTCGGCCATCACCTGGAAATATCCGAGCTGCATCCTGCGCGGCGACAATTCGCGCGGCGAGTTCTACTCGATCGCGATCTCGAACGGTCACCAGCAGGTCGATTCCGGCACCAAGATGATCCATCTAGGCAAGAACACGACCAGCCGGATCATCTCCAAGGGCATCGCCGCCGGCGTCTCGCAGAACACCTATCGCGGCCTCGTCACTGCGCATCGCAAGGCAACCAACGCCCGCAACTTCACGGCGTGCGACTCGTTGCTGATCGGCGACAAATGCGGCGCGCACACCGTGCCCTATATCGAGGCCAAGAACTCCTCGGCGCTGTTCGAACACGAGGCCACCACGTCGAAGATTTCCGAGGACGTGCTGTTCTACTGCGTCCAGCGCGGGCTTAGCCAAGAAGAAGCGGTCGGCCTGGTGGTCAACGGCTTCGTGAAGGACGTGCTGCAGCAGCTGCCGATGGAATTCGCTGTGGAAGCGCAGAAGCTGATTTCGATCTCGCTCGAAGGCTCGGTTGGATAGCGATCTCGCTGGTGAGGGCTGCGCAGCAGTTCTCTCTAAGCATCGGCGACAGAAATGAAGGTTCATCCTTCGAGGCGCGCCAAACCGGACGCGCAACTCGGGATGATATGGATAAGAGGATAGAAGACCAATGGCATTGATCGAAGTCAAAAACCTGCAGGTGCGTGTCGAGGAACGCGAGATCCTCCATGGCCTGAACCTGACGGTGAATGCCGGCGAGGTCCATGCCATCATGGGGCCGAACGGCTCCGGCAAGTCGACGCTGAGCCATGTCATCGCCGGCAAGCCGGGCTATGAGGTGACCGGTGGTCAGATCCTGTTCAAGGGCGAGGACCTGCTGGAGATGAGCCCCGATTCCCGCGCCGCCGCAGGCGTCTTCCTGGCGTTCCAGTATCCGGTGGAAATTCCCGGCGTCACCACCATGAACTTCCTGCGCACCGCGCTGAACGCGCAGCGCAAGGCGCGGGGCGAGAGCGAATTCCTGGTGCCGGAGTTTCTCAAGAAGGTGCGCGATGTCGCGGCCTCGCTGAATATTCCGATGGAAATGCTGAAGCGCGGCGTCAACGTCGGGTTCTCCGGCGGCGAGAAGAAGCGCAACGAGGTGCTGCAGATGGCGCTGTTCCAGCCCAGCCTGTGCATCCTCGACGAAATGGACTCCGGTCTCGACATCGACGCGCTCAGGGTTGCCGCCGACGGCGTCAATGCGCTGCGCTCGCCCGACCGTGCGATGGTCGTCATCACGCACTATCAGCGTCTGCTCAACTACATCGTGCCGGACGTCGTCCACGTGATGTCGAAGGGCCGCGTGGTGAAATCGGGCGGCAAGGAACTGGCGCTCGAGCTCGAGGCGACCGGTTACGCTCAGTACGAAGATGTGGCGGCTTAACGACCTGGCAGCCTGACGGCGCCGAAACGGATGTTGTGATGAATGTTGCATTGGCAAAAGTAGAAACCGGACACGCGCTCAGCGACGCCTTCGTCGGCGCACGCGCGCGGCTGCCCGGCACCGGCAAGGTCGTCGCCCTGCGCGAGCAGGCCTATGCCGCCTACGAATCGACCGGCCTGCCGCATCGGCGGATCGAGGACTGGAAATACACCGACCTGCGCGTACTGATGCGCGCGGTGCTGCCGCTGGCCGCGGCGCCCGATGCCGCCGCGCTGTCGCGTGCGGCCGAAGCGCTGCAGCTGCATACGATCGATGGCGTGCGCAGGCTGGTGCTGGTCGATGGCGTGTTTGCGCCGAAACTCTCCGACCTCGGCAAGCTCGACAAGAGCCTCGCCATCCGCACTTTGCGCGAGGTGCTGGACGCCAACGAGCCAGCCTTGCATGCACGGCTGTTCGCGCTCGACAACGCCAATCCCATGCAGGCGCTAAACGGCGCGATGATGACCGACGGTCTGGTGGTCACGGTTGCTGACGGCGCGGCGCCGGCGCAGCCGTTGCACATTGTCCATGTCGCCACGGCAGCCTCAACGGCGATGTTCACGCGTTCGCTGCTGGATCTCGGCAAGGACGCTCGCGCTACGCTGGTGGAAAGCTTCATCGCCGCCGATGGTATCGAGGTCTATCAGGCCCACGACGCGACCGTCATCAATGTCGGCGACGGCGCGCGGCTCGATCATGTCCGCCTGATCGAGGACAGTCGCGAAGCCTTCAACATTGCCTCGTCGCTGATCACGGTCGGCCACAAGGCCCACGTCAACACCTTCGGCATGAACACCGGTTCGCTCGTGAGCCGTTACCAGGCGGTGATCGAGATCGCCGGCACGCATTCCCATGTGGAAACCAACGGCGTCAACCTGCTCAACGGCCGCCAGCATGGCGACACAACGCTGGTGATGAACCACTCGGCACCGGACTGCGTCAGCCGCGAAGTGTTTCGCGCGGTGCTTGACGATCGCAGCCATTCGGTGTTCCAGGGCCGCATCAATGTGCGGCAGATCGCCCAGAAGACCGACGCCAAGATGATGACGCGCGCGCTGCTGCTGTCCGACGAGGCGGAAGCCTCGAACAAGCCGGAGCTGGAAATCTTCGCCGACGACGTCGCCTGCGGCCATGGCGCCACCACCGGTGCGCTGGACGAGAGCCTGCTGTTCTACCTGCGCGCCCGCGGCCTGTCGGAGAAGGCGGCGCAGGCGCTGCTGATCCAGGCTTTCGTCGGCGAGGCCATCGAATCCATCGTCAATGACGACCTGCGCGAGCTGGCGATCGGCGCAGCCGCGCGCTGGCTGGAGGCGCGGGCATGACGGTGCATCCGGCGGTCTCCAACGGCACCTACGACGTCGACGAGGTCCGCAAGGATTTCCCGGCGCTGGCCATGCAGATCTATGGCAAGCCGCTGGTCTATCTCGACAACGCCGCCTCGGCGCAGAAGCCGAATGCGGTGCTCGACCGCATGATGCTGGCCTACAAGACCGAATACGCCAACGTGCATCGCGGGCTGCATTACCTCGCCAATGCGGCGACCGAAGCCTATGAGGGCGGTCGCACCAAGGTGCAGCACTTCCTCAACGCGAAGCGCCCCGAAGAGATCATCTTCACCCGCAACGCCACCGAGGCGCTGAACCTGGTGGCGGCGTCGTGGGGCGGCGTCAACATCAAGGAGGGCGACGAGATCGTGCTCTCCATCATGGAACATCACTCGAACATCGTGCCCTGGCACTTTTGCGGGAGCGCCATGGCGCCGTCATCAAGTGGGCGCCGGTCGATGACGAGGGCAATTTTCTGCTCGACGAATTCGAGAAGCTGCTGACCGACCGCACAAAGATTGTGGCGATCACCCAGATGTCGAACGTGCTCGGCACGGTCGTGCCGGTAAAGGACGTGGTCAGGATTGCGCACGCGCGCGGCATTGCGGTGCTGGTCGACGGCAGCCAGGCCGCGGTGCATTCGGTGATCGACGTGCAGGATCTGGACTGCGACTTCTACGTCTTCACCGGGCACAAGCTGTATGGGCCCACCGGCATCGGCGTGCTGTACGGCAAGTACGACACGCTGGCGACCATGCGTCCGTATTCCGGCGGCGGCGAGATGATCCGCGAAGTGGCGCAGGACTGGGTCACCTATGGCGACCCGCCGCACCGTTTCGAGGCGGGCACGCCGATGATCGTCGAGGCGATCGGCCTCGGCGCCGCCATCGATTACGTCAATTCGATCGGCCGGGAGCGCATCGCCGCCCATGAGCACGATCTGCTGACCTATGCCGAAGGCAAATTGCGCGAGATCAACGCGGTGCGGCTGATCGGCAATGCCCGCGGCAAGGGACCGGTGATCTCATTCGAGATGACCGGCGCGCATCCGCATGATGTGGCCACGGTGATTGACCGCCAGGGCATCGCGGTGCGGGCAGGGACCCATTGCGCCATGCCGCTTCTGGAACGATTCAATGTCACGGCAACGTGCCGGGCGTCGTTCGGGATGTATAATACCCGCGAGGAAGTTGACCATTTGGCGCAGGCGCTGATCAAGGCACGGGATATGTTTTCATGACCGACACCATCGAAGCGAACAACACCGCGGCCGTTGCCAATGCGGACGTCAAGGCGAGCCAGATGCAGACCGTTTCGGCGCTGGCGCCCGAGGAGACCGAACGGCTCGGCACCGAAATCGTCGCCGCGCTGAAGACGGTGTTCGATCCGGAGATTCCGGCGGATATCTACGAGCTCGGCCTGATCTACAAGGTCGACATCAAGGACGACCGCACCGTCGACGTCGAGATGACGCTGACGACGCCGAACTGCCCGGCCGCGGCCGAGATGCCGCAGATGGTGGAGAACGCCGTGGCCAGCGTGCCGGGTGTCGGCGTGGTCAATGTGGCGATCGTCTGGGAGCCGGCATGGACGCCGGACCGGATGACCGATGAGGCGCGCCTCGTCCTGAACATGTGGTGACGGCGTGCGTTCGATTTGTTGAGACGACGACAGCGGCCTTGAATGGCCGCGAGGACTGAACAAATGACCGATATGACCCCAGCATCCAGCCTTCTCGCCGCCAAGCCCAAGGCCCGCCCGCGTCCCCAGGTGATGCGGCTCACCGACGCCGCCGCGGCACGCGTGCGCGAGCTGACCTCCCGCGCCGATTCCGAGATCGTCGGCCTGCGGGTCGGCATCAAGAACGGCGGCTGCGCCGGCCAGTCCTACACCGTCGAATACGCCCACGATGTCCGCCCGACCGACGAAGTGGTCGAGGACAAGGGCGTCAAGATCCTGGTCGAGCCGAAGGCCGTGCTGTTCCTGCTCGGCACCGAGATGGACTACAAGGCCGACAAGATGCAGGCCCAGTTCATCTTCAACAATCCCAACCAGACCGGCGCCTGCGGCTGCGGCGAGTCGGTGCAGCTGACGGCGGCGAAGCTGGATTGAGGCTTCTTCAACCTCCACAGACGCTCCCGTCATCCTGAGGTGCCGTCGCGCAGCGACGGCCTCGAAGGATGGGCCGCGAGCGCCGGCTCCTGTCGCCGCATCCTTCGAGGCTCGCCAAGAGGCTCGCACCTCAGGATGACGGCCGAGAGCTTGGCGCTTTGACGGAAGCCAATCCCATCCTACACTTCCCCCATGGATCGCGATTTTCTCACCGAGCTGTTTGCCGGCTTCGGGCCGGTGACCATCCGCCGCATGTTCAGCGGCTACGGCATTTCGGCTGACGGCACCAACTTCGCGCTGGTGCTGCGCGGCGCGATCTATCTGCGCGCCGATGCGACCACCATTCCGCGCTATGAGAGCGAAGGCTCGAAGCCGTTTTCCTACGAGGCCAAGGGCAAGACGCGCACCATCGGCTCGTACTGGCAGCTGCCGGAACGGCTGTACGACGAGCCGGACGAGGTGACGGAGTGGGCGCGCGCGGCGCATGCCGCGGCCGAGCGCTCCGCGCTGGCGAAGCGGAGCAAGACGCGTGTGAAGAAGAAGGTGGTGAAGAAGGCCGCGAAAGCGAAGGCGCCAGGAAAGAAGACTGCAAAGAAAACTGCAAAGAAAACGAAGACCTCATCCTGAGGAGCCGCGCACTTGCGCGGCGTCTCGAAGGATGGGGAGGAGGCGGTGCGCCTGCAGCCTCATGGTTCGAGATGCGCGAAGACCGGGCTCCTCACCAGGAGGTGTCGGTAAGTTACGCCACCTGGATATGAACTTCGGCGGAATATTCCGCATCGACCTCGCAGACGACGCGGTTGCGGCCGTTGCGCTTGGCGGCGTAGAGGCAGGCGTCGGCACGGCCGATCAGCGCGTCCATGTCGTCGCCGGGCTGCAGCGTGGAAACGCCCACCGACAGGGTGACGCGGCCGAGGATCTCGCCGGTGGATTTCTTCTTCAGTTCCTTGGCCATGACCGCGCGGCGGATGTGATCGGCCACGGTGAGCGCCTGGCGCAGCGGCGTATTGGGCAGCACCACGGCGAACTCCTCGCCGCCGTAGCGAGCGGTGATGTCCTGGCCCTTGATGGTCTGCCTCATGGAGATGCCGACAAGGCGCAGCACCTGGTCGCCGGTGAGGTGGCCGTAATTGTCGTTGAACGACTTGAAGTGATCGATGTCGAGCATCAGCAGCGACAGCGGCTCTCCGAGATTGAGTGCCTGCTCCATGGCTGCGACCAGCGCGCAGTCGAAGAACTTGCGGTTGCCGAGGCCGGTAAGGGGATCGGTCAGGCTCTCG
It encodes the following:
- a CDS encoding DEAD/DEAH box helicase yields the protein MTMTFADLALAPLLLQALAEEDYSRPTPIQAQSIPMLLLGRDVLGMAQTGTGKTAAFALPLLHRLAQNPRPAPKGGARVLVLAPTRELVSQIAAGFETFGRHLQPRVTTIFGGVSQFHQVNALKEGVDIIVAAPGRLLDLIDQGLCDLSGLEALVLDEADQMLDMGFAKPIERIVATLPKDRQTLLFSATMPKSIAALAESLLRDPAKVEIAPPSTTVNRIEQSVMFMDAAHKKAALLALLQTPEIGQAVVFTLQKNIANEVCAFITEAGITAEALHGNKSQGQRERALDAFRAGTVQVLVATDIAARGIDVDTVTHVFNHDLPSLPESYVHRIGRTGRAGRSGFAITLCDAEQRAWLHDVEREIGRTLTVHDDHQWHCEVARHSTARAPVLGGGPAKQVKPAKPPRERKIWTEEEKLAARMAAKVA
- a CDS encoding cysteine desulfurase family protein, whose translation is MARDRVYLDWNATTPLRPEARAAMTAAWDLAGNPSSVHAEGRQARRLVEDARAAIAAAVGADPRNVVFTSGGTEANALALGPGLRRGGGQAIEKLVISSIEHASVLSGGRFAAGDTAMVRVTDSGLVDLDHLRVLLDGPPALVSVMLANNETGALQPVTEIAELVHQAGGLLHVDAVQAFGKILIDISALKANLLSISAHKIGGPKGVGALVLAEGVAGLDALLRGGGQELGRRAGTENVPGIAGFGAAVRAVMAGLDEDAARMEQLRDRLEEGLRQTRGVFVFSQNVPRLPNTTLFAVPGLKAETAVIGFDLEGIAVSSGSACSSGKVQPSHVLEAMGFGPELAKSGLRLSLGWSTSVAEVDRCLEAWRKLSGTLLKLSDETQLERF
- the sufB gene encoding Fe-S cluster assembly protein SufB; amino-acid sequence: MAAVQETVDRVRQIDVDQYRYGFVTDIESDKAPKGLSEDTVRFISAKKNEPAWMLEWRLEAYRRWLTMEEPTWARVHYPKIDFQDLYYYSAPKPKKAIGSLDEIDPEILETYKKLGIPLREVEALEGVVRPEGERRIAVDAVFDSVSVATTFQAELKKAGVIFMPISEAIREHPELVQKYLGTVVPTSDNFYATLNSAVFSDGSFVYVPPGVRCPMELSTYFRINERNTGQFERTLIIADKGAYVSYLEGCTAPQRDENQLHAAVVELVTLDDAEIKYSTVQNWYPGNSEGKGGIYNFVTKRGDCRGNNSKISWTQVETGSAITWKYPSCILRGDNSRGEFYSIAISNGHQQVDSGTKMIHLGKNTTSRIISKGIAAGVSQNTYRGLVTAHRKATNARNFTACDSLLIGDKCGAHTVPYIEAKNSSALFEHEATTSKISEDVLFYCVQRGLSQEEAVGLVVNGFVKDVLQQLPMEFAVEAQKLISISLEGSVG
- the sufC gene encoding Fe-S cluster assembly ATPase SufC; the encoded protein is MALIEVKNLQVRVEEREILHGLNLTVNAGEVHAIMGPNGSGKSTLSHVIAGKPGYEVTGGQILFKGEDLLEMSPDSRAAAGVFLAFQYPVEIPGVTTMNFLRTALNAQRKARGESEFLVPEFLKKVRDVAASLNIPMEMLKRGVNVGFSGGEKKRNEVLQMALFQPSLCILDEMDSGLDIDALRVAADGVNALRSPDRAMVVITHYQRLLNYIVPDVVHVMSKGRVVKSGGKELALELEATGYAQYEDVAA
- the sufD gene encoding Fe-S cluster assembly protein SufD, which produces MNVALAKVETGHALSDAFVGARARLPGTGKVVALREQAYAAYESTGLPHRRIEDWKYTDLRVLMRAVLPLAAAPDAAALSRAAEALQLHTIDGVRRLVLVDGVFAPKLSDLGKLDKSLAIRTLREVLDANEPALHARLFALDNANPMQALNGAMMTDGLVVTVADGAAPAQPLHIVHVATAASTAMFTRSLLDLGKDARATLVESFIAADGIEVYQAHDATVINVGDGARLDHVRLIEDSREAFNIASSLITVGHKAHVNTFGMNTGSLVSRYQAVIEIAGTHSHVETNGVNLLNGRQHGDTTLVMNHSAPDCVSREVFRAVLDDRSHSVFQGRINVRQIAQKTDAKMMTRALLLSDEAEASNKPELEIFADDVACGHGATTGALDESLLFYLRARGLSEKAAQALLIQAFVGEAIESIVNDDLRELAIGAAARWLEARA
- a CDS encoding SUF system Fe-S cluster assembly protein — encoded protein: MTDTIEANNTAAVANADVKASQMQTVSALAPEETERLGTEIVAALKTVFDPEIPADIYELGLIYKVDIKDDRTVDVEMTLTTPNCPAAAEMPQMVENAVASVPGVGVVNVAIVWEPAWTPDRMTDEARLVLNMW
- a CDS encoding HesB/IscA family protein — translated: MTDMTPASSLLAAKPKARPRPQVMRLTDAAAARVRELTSRADSEIVGLRVGIKNGGCAGQSYTVEYAHDVRPTDEVVEDKGVKILVEPKAVLFLLGTEMDYKADKMQAQFIFNNPNQTGACGCGESVQLTAAKLD
- a CDS encoding TfoX/Sxy family protein; amino-acid sequence: MDRDFLTELFAGFGPVTIRRMFSGYGISADGTNFALVLRGAIYLRADATTIPRYESEGSKPFSYEAKGKTRTIGSYWQLPERLYDEPDEVTEWARAAHAAAERSALAKRSKTRVKKKVVKKAAKAKAPGKKTAKKTAKKTKTSS
- a CDS encoding GGDEF domain-containing protein, with protein sequence MTGIFDEQQRTLAFAEVALGQIKSLRQTAIPRNYEIWYVYATGYNSSLNRVINETLALNGKLTEADLDLIYETYLSQIRVTDRIDKVGARVIGEIDDVMSLISDAMGMTESFGQILGGASKRLTLAKDRDQVKAVIESLVATTREAHETNLALEARLNASKSEISNLQQSLEAIRAESLTDPLTGLGNRKFFDCALVAAMEQALNLGEPLSLLMLDIDHFKSFNDNYGHLTGDQVLRLVGISMRQTIKGQDITARYGGEEFAVVLPNTPLRQALTVADHIRRAVMAKELKKKSTGEILGRVTLSVGVSTLQPGDDMDALIGRADACLYAAKRNGRNRVVCEVDAEYSAEVHIQVA